In one window of Leifsonia sp. NPDC080035 DNA:
- a CDS encoding helix-turn-helix domain-containing protein has translation MNTTVDVSARWRELQVTYLNTAAELERTLQQTHQLGLSEFEVLDAVAGYVSEGCTMRNLVDVTPMTQSALSRIVDRLVKAGLVERNTCDYDRRALFVGITEAGAAAHAAAKRDYDTLLQRAFEGK, from the coding sequence GTGAACACCACGGTCGACGTCTCGGCCCGCTGGCGGGAGCTGCAGGTCACCTACCTGAACACCGCGGCGGAGCTGGAGCGCACTCTGCAGCAGACCCACCAGCTCGGGCTCAGCGAGTTCGAGGTCCTCGACGCCGTCGCCGGCTACGTGTCGGAGGGCTGCACCATGCGCAATCTCGTCGACGTGACGCCGATGACACAGAGCGCGCTCTCGCGCATCGTCGACCGGCTGGTGAAGGCGGGGCTCGTCGAGCGCAACACCTGCGACTACGACAGGCGGGCGCTCTTCGTCGGGATCACCGAGGCAGGAGCCGCGGCGCACGCGGCGGCCAAACGCGACTACGACACGCTCCTCCAGCGGGCGTTCGAAGGGAAGTGA
- a CDS encoding MFS transporter, translating into MLNSDTASRPAVSGAIGGSGRLRWSRARWLLLLATCIVIALDGLDVSMVGVALPSIGKELGLETGSLQWIVSGYVLGYGSLLLLGGRLADLLGRRSVLLIALAVFTVASLAGGLSADAGLLIASRFVKGVAAAFTAPAAFSLITTNFEEGPERNRAISIFTTFAASGFSLGLIMSGLMTSLSWRWTFLFSVPLAVLALVLGFFFIPKDARERGAGHDIPGAVTLALGMLTLVYTVVSAPGAGWGSLQTVAGFVIAAVLLAAFIVLELRVHSPLIRFGIFRVAAVLRANLAAITLFGSYVSFQFVLTLYLQDVLGWSPLSMALALLPTGLVVAFSAPFTDRLIDRFGPAPLIVLGLGALSAGYLLFLRLGTSPVYWTDILPSVLLLGVGFGIGFPSIQVQATTGVTDDEQGLAAGLVQTSAQVGGALALAVTTALISGGTEGSGAAAQLDHFRPGLYLSAALAVAGLAIAAAPRRRRAGRGAPGREDVALDTPQA; encoded by the coding sequence GTGCTGAACTCCGACACCGCATCCCGCCCCGCCGTCTCCGGCGCGATCGGCGGCTCCGGCCGCCTCCGCTGGTCGCGCGCCCGCTGGCTCCTGCTGCTCGCCACGTGCATCGTGATCGCCCTGGACGGCCTCGACGTCTCGATGGTCGGCGTCGCCCTGCCCTCCATCGGCAAGGAGCTGGGCCTCGAGACCGGCTCGCTCCAGTGGATCGTCTCCGGCTACGTCCTCGGCTACGGCAGCCTGCTGCTGCTCGGCGGCCGTCTCGCCGACCTGCTCGGCCGCCGGTCCGTGCTCCTGATCGCCCTCGCCGTCTTCACCGTCGCGTCGCTCGCGGGCGGCCTGTCCGCCGACGCCGGGCTGCTGATCGCCAGCCGCTTCGTGAAGGGCGTCGCGGCCGCGTTCACCGCCCCGGCCGCCTTCTCCCTCATCACCACGAACTTCGAGGAGGGACCGGAGCGCAACCGCGCCATCTCGATCTTCACCACGTTCGCGGCCAGCGGCTTCTCGCTCGGCCTGATCATGAGCGGCCTGATGACCTCGCTCAGCTGGCGGTGGACGTTCCTGTTCTCCGTGCCTCTCGCGGTCCTGGCCCTGGTCCTCGGCTTCTTCTTCATCCCCAAGGACGCCCGCGAACGCGGGGCCGGGCACGACATCCCCGGCGCCGTGACGCTGGCGCTCGGGATGCTCACGCTCGTCTACACGGTGGTCTCCGCTCCCGGCGCCGGCTGGGGATCGCTCCAGACGGTCGCGGGCTTCGTGATCGCGGCCGTCCTGCTCGCGGCCTTCATCGTGCTGGAGCTGCGGGTGCACAGCCCGCTGATCCGGTTCGGGATATTCCGGGTCGCCGCCGTGCTGCGCGCCAACCTGGCAGCCATCACGCTGTTCGGCTCCTACGTCTCCTTCCAGTTCGTGCTGACGCTCTACCTGCAGGATGTGCTCGGCTGGAGCCCGCTCAGCATGGCGCTCGCCCTGCTGCCGACCGGCCTGGTCGTCGCCTTCAGCGCACCGTTCACCGACCGCCTCATCGACCGGTTCGGCCCGGCACCGCTGATCGTGCTCGGGCTCGGGGCGCTGTCCGCCGGCTACCTGCTGTTCCTGCGGCTCGGCACCTCTCCCGTCTACTGGACGGACATCCTGCCGTCGGTGCTGCTGCTCGGCGTCGGCTTCGGGATCGGCTTCCCGTCCATCCAGGTGCAGGCCACGACGGGCGTGACGGACGACGAGCAGGGCCTCGCTGCCGGGCTCGTGCAGACCAGCGCGCAGGTCGGCGGCGCGCTCGCCCTCGCGGTGACGACCGCGCTGATCTCGGGCGGCACCGAGGGATCGGGCGCGGCGGCGCAGCTCGATCACTTCCGGCCCGGCCTCTACCTGAGCGCAGCGCTGGCCGTGGCCGGTCTCGCGATCGCCGCAGCCCCGCGCCGTCGCCGCGCTGGCCGGGGCGCGCCGGGTCGGGAGGACGTCGCGCTCGACACGCCGCAGGCGTGA
- a CDS encoding zinc-binding dehydrogenase, with translation MRAIVQHQFGDPARVLDVEERPLPEPGPGQVRVRTVLSPIHNHDLWTIRGTYGFKPELPAGAGTEAVGIVDALGEGVDSVAVGQRVVTGGTFGVWAEAFVTGAAGLIPVPDGIGDETASQLVSMPFSALSLLDFLDVKAGDVVLQNAANGAVGRLLAQFAVSRGVTVIGLVRRQRDADDLGAQGIPHLVATSDDGWRDRVRELAGGSPIVAAVDSVGGESSGELLALLAEGGTLVSFGAMGSDGMQLSSGDLIFKQAVVRGFWGSKVSAAMAPEKRAELFGELIRAALSGAITLPVEETFAFADVRGAAEAAARSGRRGKVLLRP, from the coding sequence ATGCGCGCAATCGTCCAGCACCAGTTCGGCGACCCGGCGCGGGTCCTCGACGTCGAGGAGCGGCCCCTGCCGGAGCCGGGACCGGGCCAGGTGCGCGTGCGCACCGTGCTCAGCCCCATCCACAACCACGACCTGTGGACGATCCGCGGCACCTACGGTTTCAAGCCGGAGCTCCCTGCGGGCGCGGGCACGGAGGCGGTCGGCATCGTGGATGCGCTCGGCGAGGGCGTCGACTCGGTGGCCGTCGGGCAGCGCGTCGTCACCGGCGGCACGTTCGGCGTCTGGGCCGAGGCGTTCGTGACCGGCGCGGCAGGGCTCATCCCGGTGCCGGACGGGATCGGCGACGAGACGGCATCCCAGCTCGTCTCCATGCCGTTCAGCGCACTCAGCCTGCTCGACTTCCTCGACGTGAAGGCCGGGGATGTGGTGCTCCAGAACGCGGCGAACGGCGCCGTCGGGCGGCTGCTCGCGCAGTTCGCCGTGTCCCGCGGCGTGACCGTGATCGGGCTGGTGCGCCGTCAGCGCGACGCGGACGACCTCGGCGCGCAGGGCATCCCCCACCTCGTCGCGACCTCCGACGATGGCTGGCGCGATCGCGTCCGCGAGCTCGCGGGCGGTTCGCCGATCGTCGCGGCCGTGGATTCGGTGGGCGGCGAGTCGAGCGGCGAGCTGCTGGCGCTGCTCGCCGAGGGCGGCACGCTGGTGTCGTTCGGCGCGATGGGCTCCGATGGGATGCAGCTGTCCTCCGGTGACCTGATCTTCAAGCAGGCCGTGGTGCGCGGCTTCTGGGGCAGCAAGGTGAGCGCGGCGATGGCGCCGGAGAAGCGCGCGGAGCTGTTCGGCGAGCTGATCCGCGCCGCCCTGTCGGGTGCGATCACCCTCCCCGTTGAGGAGACGTTCGCGTTCGCCGACGTGCGGGGCGCGGCCGAGGCCGCCGCTCGTTCCGGCCGGCGCGGCAAGGTCCTCCTCCGGCCTTAG
- a CDS encoding thioesterase family protein, producing MSIEPGREASYFVRIRDGVYRPTSHVGGAWDPQEQHFSPVGGLIVHELERELSDRLASGMLIGRVSFDILGRIAHDDIELTVRTLRPGRTIELVEAVATIGGRATVSARAWLIASEDTSAVAGTDWTPLPDPETLTTRAMTDTWTGGYIASIDAREITPHRPGRAAAWISTDVPLVAGEQAGALASFVALIDTANGIAVRTHPETWMFPNLDLTVHLFRQPRGRWVGLDTTVSFGPTGQGLTSSRLHDETGPVGTAEQILTVRPLPGAAG from the coding sequence ATGAGCATCGAACCCGGCCGGGAGGCGAGCTACTTCGTCCGCATCCGCGACGGCGTGTACCGCCCCACCTCGCACGTCGGCGGCGCCTGGGACCCGCAGGAGCAGCACTTCAGCCCGGTCGGCGGGCTGATCGTGCACGAGCTCGAACGGGAGCTGAGCGACCGGCTCGCCTCCGGGATGCTGATCGGCAGGGTGAGCTTCGACATCCTCGGCCGCATCGCCCACGACGACATCGAGCTGACCGTGCGGACCCTGCGACCCGGTCGCACCATCGAGCTGGTGGAGGCGGTGGCCACGATCGGCGGCCGCGCCACCGTATCGGCGCGCGCCTGGCTGATCGCCTCGGAGGACACGTCCGCCGTCGCCGGGACCGACTGGACGCCGCTGCCCGACCCCGAGACGCTGACGACGCGCGCGATGACGGACACCTGGACCGGCGGCTACATCGCGTCCATCGACGCCCGCGAGATCACACCACACCGCCCAGGGCGGGCCGCCGCCTGGATCTCCACGGACGTCCCGCTCGTGGCGGGCGAGCAGGCGGGCGCGCTGGCGTCGTTCGTCGCGCTCATCGACACGGCGAACGGGATCGCGGTGCGCACGCACCCGGAGACGTGGATGTTCCCGAACCTCGACCTGACCGTCCACCTGTTCCGTCAGCCGAGGGGACGCTGGGTCGGGCTGGACACGACCGTGTCGTTCGGACCGACCGGCCAGGGCCTCACCAGCTCACGACTGCACGACGAGACCGGGCCGGTCGGGACGGCCGAGCAGATCCTGACGGTGCGCCCGCTGCCCGGCGCGGCGGGCTGA
- a CDS encoding LacI family DNA-binding transcriptional regulator yields MTTETPPPGRRPNGPPTLKDVAAVAGVSYRTVSNVVNGHRYISQATRDKVEAAIAELDYRPQLAARQLRSGRSNLLTLSVPFVSHPYFAQLAHAVVGQAETFGYDVVIDETRGILERELRVAGGFRAILTDGILFSPLTIDLERFEAERGPTPLVLLGERFRSDRIDSVVVDNVGSTSEVTRTMLDDGRTRLAFLGDVERGTVGAAPADLRLAGFMRALDAADLSPVRVVSVSQWDQVNPEGDYSRQEGYDRTSELIASGVSIDGLVCANDLLAIGALRAFREHGVRVPEDVAVVGWDNTAEAAFSAPSLTTVAPDMDELARLAITAMLRRLDEPDSEPQTIPAPYAVVRRDSTGRA; encoded by the coding sequence GTGACGACCGAAACTCCGCCACCGGGGCGCCGACCGAACGGGCCGCCGACGCTCAAGGATGTGGCGGCGGTGGCCGGCGTCTCCTACCGCACCGTCTCCAACGTCGTGAACGGGCACCGGTACATCAGCCAGGCGACCCGCGACAAGGTGGAGGCGGCGATCGCCGAGCTCGACTACCGCCCGCAGCTGGCGGCGCGGCAGCTGCGCAGCGGGCGCAGCAACCTGCTGACGCTCTCGGTGCCGTTCGTGTCGCATCCCTACTTCGCGCAGCTGGCCCACGCGGTCGTCGGGCAGGCGGAGACGTTCGGCTACGACGTCGTCATCGACGAGACCCGCGGCATCCTGGAGCGGGAGCTGCGGGTGGCAGGCGGGTTCCGGGCCATCCTGACCGACGGCATCCTGTTCAGCCCACTCACCATCGACCTCGAGCGCTTCGAGGCGGAGCGGGGACCGACGCCGCTGGTCCTGCTGGGCGAGCGGTTCCGCAGCGACCGGATCGACTCGGTGGTCGTGGACAACGTCGGCTCGACCAGTGAGGTCACCCGGACAATGCTCGACGACGGCCGCACGCGTCTGGCGTTCCTCGGCGACGTGGAGCGAGGCACGGTCGGAGCGGCGCCCGCGGATCTGCGTCTCGCCGGCTTCATGCGCGCGCTCGACGCCGCCGATCTCTCCCCCGTCCGCGTCGTCTCCGTCTCGCAGTGGGACCAGGTGAACCCGGAGGGCGACTACTCGCGCCAGGAGGGCTACGACCGCACCAGCGAGCTGATCGCGTCCGGCGTCTCGATCGACGGCCTGGTCTGCGCGAACGACCTGCTCGCGATCGGTGCGCTGCGGGCGTTCCGCGAACACGGGGTGCGCGTTCCGGAGGATGTGGCGGTCGTCGGCTGGGATAACACGGCCGAGGCCGCGTTCTCCGCCCCGAGCCTGACAACGGTCGCCCCCGACATGGACGAGCTGGCCCGCCTCGCGATCACCGCGATGCTCCGCCGCCTCGACGAGCCGGACAGCGAGCCGCAGACCATCCCCGCCCCGTACGCCGTCGTCCGCCGCGACTCGACCGGCCGCGCGTAG
- a CDS encoding DUF2804 domain-containing protein, which translates to MTERELTAPVALCLPDGRLNRAAVGWSRTPLHDTSGIGGRHGWGRNKRWEYWAITSPTHLVAITVSSLDYSGVHSLMVHDRASGETIEHGTVAPPWVRPELPASLGTGRAHAVARGLELTIEETEAGTRLRAHSDDVDIDVLAALPPGHERLGVVVPWSDRRFQYTVKDVARPATGTVTVRGAATTLADGDTWSVLDHGRGRWPYRMRWNWGAASGVQGGAVLGLQLGGRWTDGTGSTENATVLDGRLHKIHDTLEWTYDEDDWLRPWRIRGGEVDLVFEPFWDHVSRTELGVVGSRGHQCFGHYSGTVPTVSGPLLVDGLLGWAEDVRNRW; encoded by the coding sequence ATGACCGAGCGCGAACTCACCGCACCCGTCGCCCTCTGCCTCCCGGACGGCCGGCTGAACCGGGCCGCCGTCGGCTGGAGTCGCACTCCGCTGCACGACACGTCCGGCATCGGTGGGCGGCACGGCTGGGGGCGCAACAAGCGCTGGGAGTACTGGGCGATCACCTCGCCGACGCACCTGGTCGCCATCACCGTGTCCTCGCTCGACTACTCCGGCGTCCACTCGCTCATGGTCCACGACCGGGCGAGCGGGGAGACGATCGAGCACGGCACGGTGGCGCCGCCCTGGGTCCGTCCCGAGCTGCCCGCATCCCTCGGCACCGGGCGTGCGCACGCGGTCGCCCGCGGGCTGGAGCTCACGATCGAGGAGACGGAGGCGGGCACGCGTCTCCGCGCCCACAGCGACGACGTCGACATCGACGTGCTCGCCGCGCTGCCTCCCGGCCACGAGCGCCTCGGCGTCGTGGTCCCGTGGAGCGACCGCCGCTTCCAGTACACCGTCAAGGATGTGGCCCGCCCGGCGACGGGCACGGTGACCGTCCGCGGCGCCGCCACGACGCTCGCCGACGGCGACACCTGGAGCGTGCTCGACCACGGTCGTGGCCGCTGGCCGTACCGGATGCGCTGGAACTGGGGCGCGGCGTCCGGGGTTCAGGGCGGCGCCGTCCTCGGCCTGCAGCTCGGCGGCCGCTGGACCGACGGCACCGGGAGCACCGAGAACGCGACCGTGCTCGACGGCAGGCTGCACAAGATCCACGACACCCTGGAGTGGACGTACGACGAGGACGACTGGCTGCGGCCGTGGCGCATCCGCGGCGGCGAGGTGGACCTGGTCTTCGAGCCGTTCTGGGACCACGTCAGCCGCACCGAGCTCGGCGTCGTGGGCAGCCGCGGTCACCAGTGCTTCGGCCACTACTCGGGCACGGTCCCCACGGTCTCCGGCCCGCTGCTCGTGGACGGCCTCCTCGGCTGGGCCGAAGACGTCCGCAACCGCTGGTGA
- a CDS encoding sugar ABC transporter substrate-binding protein — translation MTRSPRVRRLLGIAAAFTATAAALTACSGEDGGTKAADGGGLGTAEKHVAITMMSNDAFAQQWQEQLVPEFNKKYPYIDVTIDSTPYDDLLAKGMLNGTDTDPQYDLITLDDPWTPQMAQAGVLLDLKKDAGSWTEKDYDWSDFNSAPLAASEWNGGQYGVPLRSNMLLMFYNKDLYAKAGLDAPTPELTWDQYLDEAPKLVQDTNGDGKTDSWAVGLTWQKGVLSPPFWQAVLNSNGGKLFTDDMKPAFDTKAGAAALQTQVDLLKYAPPGAQAYNYTEPLDAFRQGKIATIFTWGSAYKSAAVDPAVTKLTPEQVGIQTMPVGSKSASTHRGIWSGAVFKNSKHPEAAWTFLQWMSSKDGEKWCTDTFGSFPARKSTLASTPGQPWLAPVFSTLQNAYDVAAKGEMWRPRSPQSNAIQQALADQTSAAVLGQISSAQALKKAESQIDELLAE, via the coding sequence ATGACCCGTTCCCCCCGGGTGCGCCGGCTGCTCGGCATCGCCGCAGCGTTCACGGCAACGGCCGCTGCGCTCACCGCGTGCAGCGGCGAAGACGGCGGCACGAAGGCCGCCGACGGCGGCGGTCTCGGCACCGCCGAGAAGCACGTCGCGATCACCATGATGTCCAACGACGCGTTCGCCCAGCAGTGGCAGGAGCAGCTCGTCCCCGAGTTCAACAAGAAGTACCCGTACATCGACGTCACGATCGACTCGACCCCCTACGACGACCTGCTCGCCAAGGGGATGCTCAACGGCACGGACACCGACCCGCAGTACGACCTGATCACGCTCGACGACCCGTGGACCCCGCAGATGGCGCAGGCCGGCGTGCTGCTCGACCTCAAGAAGGACGCCGGCTCCTGGACCGAGAAGGACTACGACTGGTCCGACTTCAACTCCGCCCCGCTCGCGGCGAGCGAGTGGAACGGGGGCCAGTACGGTGTCCCGCTGCGCTCCAACATGCTGCTGATGTTCTACAACAAGGACCTCTACGCCAAAGCCGGTCTCGACGCGCCGACCCCGGAGCTCACCTGGGACCAGTATCTGGATGAGGCGCCGAAGCTCGTACAGGACACGAACGGCGACGGCAAGACCGACTCCTGGGCGGTCGGCCTCACCTGGCAGAAGGGCGTGCTGTCGCCGCCGTTCTGGCAGGCCGTGCTCAACTCGAACGGCGGGAAGCTCTTCACCGACGACATGAAACCGGCCTTCGACACCAAGGCAGGCGCCGCCGCGTTGCAGACGCAGGTGGACCTGCTGAAGTACGCCCCTCCCGGTGCGCAGGCCTACAACTACACGGAGCCACTCGACGCCTTCCGCCAGGGCAAGATCGCCACGATCTTCACCTGGGGCAGCGCGTACAAGTCGGCGGCCGTCGACCCGGCGGTGACCAAGCTCACCCCCGAGCAGGTCGGCATCCAGACCATGCCGGTCGGCTCGAAGAGCGCGAGCACGCACCGCGGCATCTGGAGCGGTGCCGTGTTCAAGAACTCGAAGCATCCGGAGGCGGCCTGGACGTTCCTGCAGTGGATGAGCTCCAAGGACGGCGAGAAGTGGTGCACCGACACGTTCGGCTCGTTCCCCGCCCGCAAGTCCACTCTCGCCTCCACCCCGGGTCAGCCGTGGCTCGCGCCGGTGTTCTCGACCCTGCAGAACGCGTACGACGTGGCCGCGAAGGGCGAGATGTGGCGGCCGCGCTCGCCGCAGTCCAACGCCATCCAGCAGGCGCTCGCCGACCAGACGAGCGCGGCGGTGCTCGGCCAGATCTCCAGCGCCCAGGCGCTGAAGAAGGCCGAGAGCCAGATCGACGAACTGCTGGCGGAGTAG
- a CDS encoding sugar-binding domain-containing protein: MDDAIPLPEYPRPQLARDSYLCLNGAWGYAITDGRAPAPWDGEILVPYSPEAPLSGVGRRLLPGQTLWYRRAVTLPQGFRAAGDRLILQFGAVDQDCEVFVDGRPVGANRGGYWPFALDVTDTFADPGPHEITVAVRDESDAGFRARGKQSLRPGGIWYTPQSGIWQTVWMEAVPAVRVERVDYRTLLDDGVLEVTVTTNEDVDVSVEVSAAGSLIARAAGRAGRPIRLGIPEPRLWSPGDPFLYDVAVTAGADRVRSYTGMRTVSVAPDAAGVPRLTLNGEPYFHAGVLDQGYWPDGLYTPPSDDAFVRDILAMKEHGFTMLRKHIKVEPLRWYHHCDRLGMLVWQDLVNGGRRYNPLVITAPVLTPLRLSDRRHRAFGRQDAQGRREFQEELDRTVTLLAAAPSIVCWVPFNEGWGQFDALDAVDRIRALDQDRLVDHASGWHDQGGGDLRSLHVYFRRIRPRRSWGRDGRAVAVSEYGGYSHRVPGHGHSDREFGYRRLRSTAALGDAFERLHRDEVLPAVRAGLSAIVYTQLSDVEDELNGLLTADRSVEKLSASRVRAVLDALRAAYAAGS; encoded by the coding sequence GTGGACGACGCCATCCCGCTGCCCGAGTACCCGCGCCCGCAGTTGGCGCGCGACAGCTACCTCTGCCTCAACGGCGCCTGGGGTTACGCGATCACCGACGGCAGGGCGCCCGCGCCGTGGGACGGGGAGATCCTCGTCCCGTACTCCCCGGAGGCGCCCCTGTCGGGAGTCGGCAGGCGGCTGCTCCCGGGGCAGACGCTCTGGTATCGCCGCGCCGTCACGCTGCCGCAGGGCTTTCGTGCCGCCGGCGACCGGTTGATCCTGCAGTTCGGCGCGGTCGACCAGGACTGCGAGGTCTTCGTCGACGGTCGCCCGGTCGGTGCGAATCGCGGCGGCTACTGGCCCTTCGCCCTGGACGTGACGGACACCTTCGCGGATCCGGGCCCGCACGAGATCACGGTCGCGGTACGCGACGAGAGCGACGCGGGGTTCCGGGCCCGGGGCAAGCAGTCGCTGCGGCCGGGAGGGATCTGGTACACGCCGCAGTCCGGCATCTGGCAGACCGTGTGGATGGAGGCGGTGCCCGCGGTGCGCGTGGAGCGCGTCGACTACCGGACGCTGCTCGACGACGGGGTGCTGGAGGTGACGGTCACGACGAACGAGGACGTCGATGTCTCGGTGGAGGTGTCGGCCGCCGGGTCCCTCATCGCTCGTGCCGCGGGTCGCGCGGGCCGTCCGATCCGGTTGGGCATCCCCGAGCCGCGACTGTGGAGCCCTGGTGACCCGTTCCTGTACGACGTCGCCGTCACCGCCGGTGCCGACCGCGTGCGCAGCTACACGGGGATGCGGACCGTGTCGGTCGCGCCCGATGCCGCGGGGGTCCCCCGACTGACGCTCAACGGCGAGCCGTACTTTCACGCCGGCGTGCTCGACCAGGGGTACTGGCCGGATGGGCTCTACACCCCGCCGTCGGACGACGCGTTCGTGCGCGACATCCTCGCGATGAAGGAGCACGGCTTCACGATGCTGCGCAAGCACATCAAGGTGGAGCCGCTGCGCTGGTACCACCACTGCGACCGGCTCGGGATGCTGGTCTGGCAGGACCTCGTCAACGGCGGCCGCCGCTACAACCCGCTCGTCATCACTGCGCCGGTGCTCACGCCGCTGCGGCTCTCCGACCGTCGGCACCGCGCCTTCGGCAGACAGGACGCCCAGGGGCGCCGGGAGTTCCAGGAGGAACTGGACCGCACGGTGACGCTGCTCGCCGCGGCGCCGTCCATCGTGTGCTGGGTGCCGTTCAACGAGGGCTGGGGGCAGTTCGACGCGCTGGATGCGGTGGACCGCATCCGCGCGCTCGACCAGGACCGGCTGGTCGACCACGCGAGCGGCTGGCACGACCAGGGCGGCGGGGACCTGCGGAGCCTGCACGTCTACTTCCGCCGCATCCGCCCGCGCCGGTCGTGGGGACGGGACGGTCGGGCGGTCGCGGTGTCCGAGTACGGGGGATACAGCCACCGGGTCCCTGGGCACGGCCACAGCGACCGCGAGTTCGGTTACCGGCGCCTGCGCAGCACGGCCGCGCTCGGCGACGCCTTCGAGCGGTTGCACCGGGACGAGGTGCTGCCCGCGGTGCGGGCCGGCCTCTCGGCGATCGTCTACACGCAGCTCTCCGATGTCGAGGACGAGCTGAACGGTCTCCTCACTGCCGACCGCAGTGTCGAGAAGCTGAGCGCCTCCCGCGTCCGCGCCGTGCTCGACGCCCTGCGCGCCGCCTACGCTGCCGGGTCCTAA
- a CDS encoding MFS transporter gives MTSFQRGNAPRTQPAPPRRLGRLGPRTWTAVVLVGFAGQLAWTVENMYLNVFVYDTLSTDPTVIATMVALSAVAATLATLIAGAWSDRTGRRRVLIAGGYVAWGISTAAFGFVGAAGTDTGAGAAQAGPPAAATVAIGGVVAIILLDCLMSAIGSSANDAAFMAWVTDSTTPANRGRVDGALAVMPLLGMLVVFGALDGLTRAGDWRLFFGIVGIATTITGVLSWFLVRDRGIAAPSSDRLLAATVHGLRPSVIRRQPVLYLTLAIWAVVGISSQVFLPYVIIYLERTLRIESYALLLGVVLILASGLSVLAGRLMDRIGKLPTLSIAVPVFAAGLVGMAFVHEFLPVTIAATVMMTGMMTSIAAVSALSRDATPIGRAGGVQGLRMLLAVMVPMVIGPFIGAAVIAGNPQHYVDLGQTLPVPGPGIFLAAAVVLVLVIPFAWLRARAVRGAAGETEAPA, from the coding sequence GTGACGTCATTTCAACGTGGAAATGCACCCCGAACGCAACCCGCTCCTCCCCGACGCCTCGGACGCCTCGGCCCGCGGACGTGGACCGCCGTCGTCCTCGTCGGCTTCGCCGGCCAGCTCGCCTGGACCGTCGAGAACATGTACCTCAACGTCTTCGTCTACGACACCCTCAGCACCGACCCGACGGTGATTGCGACGATGGTCGCGCTCAGCGCCGTCGCCGCAACGCTGGCCACGCTCATCGCGGGCGCATGGTCGGACAGAACCGGCCGCCGCCGCGTCCTCATCGCCGGGGGCTACGTCGCCTGGGGGATCAGCACGGCCGCGTTCGGCTTCGTCGGCGCGGCGGGCACGGATACCGGAGCGGGCGCCGCTCAGGCCGGCCCTCCCGCGGCCGCGACCGTCGCGATCGGCGGCGTCGTCGCCATCATCCTGCTCGACTGTCTGATGAGCGCCATCGGGTCGTCCGCCAACGACGCCGCTTTCATGGCGTGGGTCACCGACTCCACGACACCCGCGAACCGTGGCCGCGTCGACGGCGCGCTCGCGGTCATGCCGTTACTCGGGATGCTCGTCGTCTTCGGCGCGCTCGACGGCCTCACCCGCGCGGGCGACTGGCGGCTCTTCTTCGGCATCGTCGGCATCGCGACGACGATCACGGGCGTTCTCTCCTGGTTCCTGGTCCGCGACCGCGGTATCGCCGCCCCCTCCTCGGACCGCCTTCTCGCCGCGACCGTCCACGGCCTGCGTCCGTCGGTCATCCGACGGCAGCCCGTGCTCTACCTCACCCTCGCGATCTGGGCGGTCGTCGGGATCAGCTCCCAGGTGTTCCTGCCGTACGTGATCATCTACCTCGAGCGCACGCTCCGCATCGAGTCGTACGCGCTCCTGCTCGGTGTCGTGCTCATCCTCGCCTCCGGCCTCAGCGTCCTGGCCGGCCGGCTGATGGACCGCATCGGCAAGCTGCCCACCCTGTCGATCGCGGTCCCGGTCTTCGCAGCCGGGCTTGTCGGGATGGCGTTCGTGCACGAGTTCCTCCCCGTCACGATCGCCGCCACTGTCATGATGACGGGCATGATGACCTCCATCGCCGCCGTGTCCGCACTCTCCCGGGACGCGACCCCGATCGGCCGCGCCGGCGGGGTTCAGGGCTTGCGGATGCTGCTTGCCGTCATGGTGCCGATGGTCATCGGGCCGTTCATCGGAGCCGCCGTGATCGCCGGCAACCCGCAGCACTACGTCGACCTGGGCCAGACGCTTCCGGTGCCGGGACCGGGGATCTTCCTGGCCGCGGCCGTCGTGCTGGTGCTCGTGATCCCGTTCGCGTGGTTGCGCGCCCGGGCGGTGCGCGGGGCGGCCGGAGAGACGGAGGCGCCGGCATGA